From Pseudomonas poae, the proteins below share one genomic window:
- a CDS encoding TauD/TfdA family dioxygenase — protein sequence MTLHITRLEPTIGAEIAGIDLRRPLTSALRDELRQLLLTHKVLFFRDQAISTEQQIAFAKEFGELYVHPTTQQNDPARPQAHLIEAQDERKLYGPRTSGRWHTDTSWLLQPTLGAVLRAVDLPEVGGDTLWADTGAVYRALPDELRDEIDNLYVVHDFKKALDKVGYDYPILAHPLVRTHPETGEDGLFINFSQNPSVIGWTPQQSKQLIDRLLQEFNKPEHQVRFKWRPGSVAFWDNRSTLHYPVYNYGDYPRRMERVLIAYDDIPHRVRAANAA from the coding sequence ATGACCCTGCATATCACCCGCCTGGAACCCACCATCGGCGCCGAAATCGCCGGTATCGACCTGCGCCGGCCGCTGACCTCGGCCCTGCGCGACGAACTGCGCCAACTGTTGCTCACGCACAAGGTGCTGTTCTTTCGCGACCAGGCCATCAGCACCGAACAGCAGATCGCCTTCGCCAAGGAATTCGGCGAGCTGTACGTGCACCCCACCACCCAGCAAAACGACCCGGCGCGCCCCCAGGCGCACCTGATCGAAGCCCAGGACGAGCGCAAGCTCTATGGCCCGCGCACCAGCGGGCGTTGGCACACCGACACCAGCTGGCTGCTGCAACCCACCCTCGGCGCGGTACTGCGTGCGGTGGATCTGCCGGAAGTCGGCGGCGACACCCTGTGGGCCGACACCGGCGCCGTCTACCGGGCGCTGCCGGATGAACTGCGCGACGAAATCGACAACCTCTACGTGGTGCACGACTTCAAGAAGGCCCTGGACAAGGTCGGCTACGACTACCCGATCCTCGCCCACCCGCTGGTGCGCACCCACCCGGAAACCGGTGAGGACGGCCTGTTCATCAACTTCTCGCAGAACCCCTCGGTGATCGGTTGGACACCCCAGCAAAGCAAGCAACTGATCGACCGCCTGCTGCAAGAATTCAACAAACCGGAACACCAGGTACGCTTCAAATGGCGCCCCGGCTCGGTGGCGTTCTGGGACAACCGCTCCACCCTGCACTACCCGGTCTACAACTACGGCGACTACCCGCGCCGTATGGAACGGGTGCTGATTGCCTATGACGATATTCCGCATCGGGTAAGGGCTGCCAACGCGGCCTGA
- a CDS encoding rhodanese homology domain-containing protein, with translation MSTVSTTRFALIRQALLDSAEVALVDVREEAPFAESHPLFAANIPLSKLELEVYSRIPRRDTQVVVYDNGEGLAARAAHTLIALGYTQVSLLEGGLEGWRKAGGELFIDVNVPSKAFGELVESERHTPSLAAEEVQALLDSQADVVVLDARRFDEYQTMSIPTGISVPGAELVLRARELAPDPATRIIVNCAGRTRSIIGTQSLINAGVANPVSALRNGTIGWTLAGQKLAHGQSRRFAPTSEEHRQIAAVDARRVADKARVGRASLADLHAWQQQTTRTTYLFDVRTPEEFEAGHLPGARSTPGGQLVQETDHVASVRGARLVLADDDGVRANMSASWLAQLGWEVHVLDDLQAAHFSEKGAWVAPVPTPPQAELISPHTLADWLGHGDTVVLDFTASANYVKRHIPGAWWALRAQLPAALAKVPAAQRHVLTCGSSQLARLAVAEVEAITGKQVFLLQDGTAGWINAQLPLEEGETHLASPRIDRYRRPYEGTDNPKEAMQAYLDWEFGLVDQLARDGTHGFYVI, from the coding sequence ATGAGCACCGTATCGACTACCCGCTTCGCCCTGATTCGCCAGGCCCTGTTGGACTCTGCAGAAGTCGCCCTGGTCGACGTGCGCGAAGAAGCGCCGTTTGCCGAGTCCCACCCGCTGTTCGCGGCAAATATCCCGCTGTCCAAGCTGGAACTGGAGGTGTATTCGCGCATTCCACGGCGCGATACCCAGGTCGTCGTCTACGACAACGGTGAGGGCCTGGCCGCCCGCGCCGCGCACACCCTGATCGCACTGGGCTACACCCAGGTCAGCCTGCTTGAAGGTGGGCTGGAGGGTTGGCGCAAGGCCGGTGGCGAGCTGTTTATCGACGTCAACGTGCCGAGCAAAGCCTTCGGCGAACTGGTGGAAAGCGAGCGCCACACCCCATCGCTGGCGGCTGAAGAAGTGCAAGCGCTGCTCGACAGCCAGGCCGATGTGGTGGTGCTCGACGCCCGCCGTTTCGACGAATACCAGACCATGAGCATCCCCACCGGCATCAGCGTACCCGGTGCCGAACTGGTGTTACGCGCCCGTGAACTGGCGCCGGACCCGGCCACCCGCATCATCGTCAACTGCGCAGGGCGCACCCGCAGCATTATCGGCACCCAATCGCTGATCAATGCCGGCGTGGCCAACCCGGTCTCGGCGCTGCGCAATGGCACCATCGGCTGGACCCTGGCCGGGCAGAAACTCGCCCACGGCCAGTCGCGCCGCTTTGCACCGACCTCGGAGGAACATCGCCAGATCGCCGCCGTCGATGCGCGCCGCGTCGCCGACAAGGCCCGTGTTGGCCGCGCCAGCCTGGCCGACCTGCACGCCTGGCAGCAGCAAACCACGCGCACCACCTACCTGTTCGATGTGCGTACCCCGGAAGAATTCGAAGCCGGCCACCTGCCCGGCGCACGCTCCACGCCGGGCGGTCAACTGGTGCAGGAAACCGACCATGTCGCCAGCGTACGCGGTGCGCGGCTGGTGCTGGCGGATGACGATGGCGTGCGCGCCAATATGTCCGCCTCCTGGCTGGCCCAACTGGGCTGGGAAGTGCATGTACTGGATGATTTGCAAGCGGCTCATTTCAGCGAAAAAGGTGCCTGGGTTGCCCCGGTGCCCACCCCGCCCCAGGCCGAGCTGATCAGCCCGCACACCCTCGCCGACTGGCTGGGCCATGGCGACACCGTGGTGCTGGATTTCACCGCCAGCGCCAACTATGTAAAACGCCATATCCCCGGTGCCTGGTGGGCGCTGCGTGCGCAACTGCCCGCTGCCTTGGCCAAAGTGCCTGCCGCGCAGCGTCATGTGCTGACCTGCGGCAGCAGCCAACTGGCGCGTCTGGCGGTGGCCGAGGTCGAGGCCATCACCGGCAAGCAAGTGTTCCTGCTGCAGGACGGCACGGCCGGCTGGATCAACGCGCAGTTACCGCTGGAAGAAGGTGAAACCCACCTGGCTTCGCCGCGTATCGACCGCTACCGCCGCCCGTACGAAGGCACCGACAACCCCAAGGAAGCCATGCAGGCGTACCTGGATTGGGAATTCGGCCTGGTCGACCAACTGGCCCGCGACGGCACCCATGGTTTCTACGTGATCTGA
- a CDS encoding cysteine dioxygenase produces MTQARHPERLRAFIGALAELIDGNPREGDLLHRGGKLLAQLVSHDDWLPDEFAQPDPERYQQFLLHADSRQRFSIVSFVWGPGQSTPIHDHRVWGLIGMLRGAEFSQGFERAPDGSLVAEGKPIQLVPGQVEAVSPKVGDIHQVSNAHSDQVSISIHVYGANIGAVRRAVYQPDGSEKLFISGYSNAYLPNIWDLSKEKSPAL; encoded by the coding sequence ATGACCCAGGCCCGACACCCCGAGAGACTCAGAGCCTTTATAGGCGCCCTGGCGGAATTGATCGACGGCAATCCACGCGAAGGCGACCTGTTGCACCGTGGCGGCAAGCTGCTGGCGCAACTGGTCAGCCATGATGACTGGCTCCCCGACGAATTTGCCCAACCCGACCCCGAGCGCTACCAGCAGTTCCTGTTGCATGCCGATTCGCGCCAGCGCTTCAGCATCGTCAGCTTTGTGTGGGGCCCGGGGCAAAGCACACCGATTCACGACCACCGGGTGTGGGGTTTGATCGGCATGTTGCGCGGGGCGGAATTTTCCCAGGGTTTCGAGCGCGCCCCCGACGGCAGTCTGGTTGCCGAGGGCAAGCCGATTCAATTGGTGCCGGGCCAGGTTGAGGCGGTGTCGCCCAAGGTCGGCGATATCCACCAGGTGAGCAATGCCCACAGCGACCAGGTGTCCATCAGTATTCATGTGTACGGCGCCAATATCGGTGCGGTGCGCCGTGCGGTGTACCAGCCCGACGGCAGCGAGAAACTGTTTATCTCCGGTTATTCCAACGCCTACCTCCCGAATATCTGGGATTTGTCCAAAGAAAAGAGCCCTGCCCTATGA
- a CDS encoding LysR family transcriptional regulator, which translates to MKIDDIDAFVEVIRCQSISHAAESLQLTQPAITRRVQNFEQALGVELFDRNTKPLKPTLIGTRVYEQCRLILREMDALRELVATDAPPTGLLRLGVPQTIGDVVLLDALKHLRTEYPDLRAQVATGWGSQLVGKIERGELDAAAALFPAGKIFPDNVVGESIGKMELVVVCAKAQLPKKPCKLADVYQNGWILNPDGCGFRAGLQRTLSDQGLALRVNLETFGTELQLGLVADGLGLGLVPRPLLERSAHREQLAVMPLKDFKPVMDLWLIYPHFLGNLQGPVDAFGKLVAASLHKIRNAA; encoded by the coding sequence ATGAAAATTGACGATATCGATGCCTTTGTCGAAGTGATTCGTTGCCAGTCCATCAGCCATGCCGCCGAGTCGTTGCAACTGACCCAGCCGGCGATTACCCGCCGCGTGCAGAACTTCGAGCAGGCGCTGGGGGTGGAGTTGTTCGACCGTAACACCAAGCCCCTCAAACCTACGCTGATCGGCACCCGCGTTTATGAGCAATGCCGGCTGATCCTGCGCGAGATGGACGCCCTGCGCGAACTGGTGGCCACCGATGCACCGCCGACCGGCCTGTTGCGCCTGGGCGTGCCGCAGACCATTGGCGATGTGGTGTTGCTGGATGCGCTCAAGCACCTGCGCACCGAATACCCTGACTTGCGCGCCCAGGTCGCCACCGGCTGGGGCAGCCAGCTGGTGGGCAAGATCGAGCGCGGCGAGCTGGATGCGGCGGCGGCGCTGTTCCCTGCGGGCAAGATCTTCCCGGATAACGTGGTCGGCGAGTCCATTGGCAAGATGGAATTGGTGGTGGTCTGCGCCAAGGCCCAGTTGCCGAAAAAGCCTTGCAAGCTGGCGGACGTGTACCAGAACGGTTGGATTCTGAACCCGGACGGCTGCGGTTTCCGTGCGGGTCTGCAGCGCACCTTGTCCGACCAGGGCCTGGCGCTGCGGGTGAATCTGGAAACCTTCGGTACCGAGCTGCAGTTGGGCCTGGTGGCTGACGGGCTGGGTCTGGGCCTGGTGCCACGGCCATTGCTGGAGCGCAGCGCCCACCGTGAACAACTGGCGGTGATGCCGCTCAAGGACTTCAAACCGGTGATGGACCTGTGGCTGATCTACCCACACTTCCTCGGCAACCTGCAGGGGCCGGTGGATGCCTTCGGCAAGCTGGTGGCGGCGTCGCTGCACAAGATCCGCAACGCGGCCTGA